The Candidatus Eisenbacteria bacterium genome has a segment encoding these proteins:
- a CDS encoding O-acetyl-ADP-ribose deacetylase yields MKSKPFERIETVQGDITELDVDAIVNAANHSLLGGGGVDGAIHRAAGPELLDFCRDLGGCATGEAVATPGFRLPARLVIHTVGPFYRGGGHGEPEALVSCYRRSLEIARDLECRTVAFPAVSTGIFGYPFQAASRIALRTTLRFLEKNDLPAKVLFVLFDERDHRGFREVLEGIEGEGE; encoded by the coding sequence ATGAAATCGAAACCTTTCGAGCGAATCGAAACGGTACAGGGAGACATCACCGAGCTGGACGTGGACGCCATCGTCAACGCGGCGAACCACTCCCTCCTCGGCGGAGGGGGCGTGGACGGGGCGATCCACCGGGCCGCCGGTCCGGAGCTTCTCGACTTCTGCCGCGATCTGGGCGGCTGCGCCACCGGCGAGGCCGTGGCGACGCCCGGATTCCGTCTCCCCGCCCGTCTCGTGATCCACACCGTCGGCCCGTTCTACCGGGGGGGCGGGCACGGGGAGCCGGAAGCGCTCGTCTCGTGCTACCGTCGATCCCTCGAGATCGCCCGGGATCTGGAATGCCGGACCGTCGCCTTCCCCGCCGTCTCCACCGGCATCTTCGGCTACCCGTTCCAAGCCGCCTCCCGGATCGCCCTTCGGACGACGCTCCGTTTCCTCGAAAAAAACGACCTGCCGGCCAAGGTTCTCTTCGTCCTCTTCGACGAGCGCGATCACCGCGGCTTCCGCGAAGTGCTCGAAGGGATCGAGGGGGAAGGGGAATAA